From one Lycium ferocissimum isolate CSIRO_LF1 chromosome 7, AGI_CSIRO_Lferr_CH_V1, whole genome shotgun sequence genomic stretch:
- the LOC132064162 gene encoding uncharacterized protein LOC132064162 isoform X1, with translation MPPKGARKTPTGSGSKRGGRTARGTPKSKEKQPVDVPDELVKVEEQKNQKVEVRQELKPEQPVEPEKPVKSDKKDDVKNSVDEYEKDERLDLEDNDPEFEPEEYGAVDYDERGFEHEDVQEEDYEIEEDPQEGDDGEEEEGDMVEEEVEDVHEEIEGEEDNEHAAGEEHAERVDAAEDEEHHEVAKERLKRKEFEVFVGGLDKDAVEDDLRKVFSQVGEVTEVRLLMNPLTKKNKGFAFLRFATVEQAKRACIELKNPVVNGKKCGVSPSQDSDTLFLGNICKSWTKEALKDKLKHYGVDNVEDLTLVEDTNTEGMNRGFAFLEFSSRSEAMDAFKRLQKRDIVFGVDRPAKVSFADSFIDPGDEIMAQVKTIFIDGLSASWDEDRVRDLLKEYGKIEKIELARNMPSAKRKDFGFVSFDTHEAAVICVKSINNEELGERDKKVKVRARLSRPLQRGRGRYGARDLRPRRGPPAPWGRPVPRRLPVRGSRVSPRVPHPADRSFKRPVTMRDRRPVMAVAPRGRPVAPLSSRSYDRRPPVPSYPKSNFKREYARHEEIPPPRSRAAVDYPRFPSDRRVSYRDDYSSRSSGYSDFPRGSARTTTRRAYVDDGYEQRFERPPPSYREGRGREYDSMSGSKRPYSAMDDVPPRYAEAGPRPSRSRLDYELGGAGGTQYGDYSDSSRLGRSSLGYSGSRGSLSGQDSHGMYSSRQGGYDGGSYDGSDVSGMYSSGYGGDYVSRSSDAAGSSYSSVYSSRSMGGSGYMGSGGSGSYY, from the exons ATGCCTCCGAAAGGTGCAAGGAAGACACCGACAGGATCCGGATCGAAACGGGGCGGTCGGACAGCCCGAGGGACACCTAAGTCAAAGGAAAAACAACCGGTAGATGTACCGGATGAACTGGTAAAAGTTGAGGAGCAGAAGAATCAGAAGGTGGAGGTCAGACAAGAATTGAAACCGGAACAACCCGTGGAGCCTGAGAAACCGGTGAAATCTGACAAGA AGGACGATGTCAAAAACTCGGTTGATGAATACGAAAAAGACGAGCGATTAGATTTAGAGGATAATGATCCTGAATTTGAGCCCGAAGAGTATGGTGCTGTTGATTATGACGAGAGAGGATTTGAACATGAGGATGTTCAGGAAGAGGATTATGAAATAGAGGAAGATCCCCAAGAGGGAGATGATGGTGAGGAGGAGGAGGGTGATATGGTTGAAGAGGAAGTTGAAGATGTGCACGAGGAAATTGAGGGTGAGGAAGACAATGAGCATGCTGCAGGGGAGGAGCATGCTGAGAGGGTTGATGCAGCTGAAGATGAAGAACATCATGAAGTTGCTAAAGAAAGACTTAAGAGGAAGGAATTCGAAGTTTTTGTTGGTGGCTTGGACAAGGATGCTGTTGAGGATGATCTTAGGAAAGTTTTCAGTCAAGTTGGCGAGGTCACAGAAGTGAGACTCTTGATGAATCCTCTGACAAAGAAGAATAAAGGATTTGCATTCCTGCGTTTCGCAACAGTGGAACAAGCTAAACGAGCTTGTATTGAGCTGAAAAATCCAGTG GTGAACGGCAAAAAATGTGGTGTTTCCCCTAGTCAAGACAGTGATACTCTATTCTTGGGTAACATATGCAAATCTTGGACAAAAGAAGCT TTAAAAGACAAGTTGAAGCATTATGGCGTTGATAATGTTGAGGATTTGACATTGGTTGAAGACACTAATACTGAAGGAATGAATCGGGGCTTTGCTTTTTTGGAGTTCTCGTCTCGCTCAGAGGCCATGGATGCTTTTAAACGTCTACAGAAGAGAGATATTGTGTTTGGAGTTGATAGGCCTGCAAAGGTTTCTTTTGCAGATTCATTCATTGACCCTGGAGATGAAATTATGGCACAG gttaaaacaatttttattgATGGTCTTTCTGCATCTTGGGATGAGGATCGTGTGCGAGATTTACTTAAAGAATATGGCAAGATTGAAAAAATTGAGCTAGCCCGTAATATGCCTTCAGCCAAGAGAAAGGATTTTGGATTTGTCTCCTTTGACACTCATGAAGCTGCAGTTATCTGTGTCAAAAGCATTAACAATGAAGAGTTGGGGGAAAGAGATAAGAAG GTTAAAGTTAGGGCCAGATTATCACGACCACTTCAGAGGGGAAGAGGCAGATATGGTGCACGTGATCTACGACCTCGACGTGGTCCCCCTGCTCCTTGGGGTCGTCCAGTCCCTCGCAGACTCCCTGTTCGTGGATCTAGAGTTAGTCCACGTGTCCCTCACCCTGCTGATCGTAGTTTCAAACGACCTGTCACAATGAGGGATAGGCGACCAGTTATGGCTGTGGCCCCTAGGGGCCGACCTGTGGCTCCACTATCCAGCAGGTCCTATGACAGGAGACCACCTG TTCCCTCATATCCAAAGAGTAACTTCAAGCGGGAGTACGCACGACATGAGGAAATTCCTCCTCCTAGAAGCAGAGCTGCAGTGGACTATCCTAGATTTCCTTCCGACAGACGTGTCTCCTACAGGGATGACTATTCCTCTCGCAGCTCAGGATACTCTGATTTTCCGAGAGGTAGTGCTCGCACAACGACAAGGAGAGCTTATGTTGATGATGGTTATGAACAACGGTTTGAAAGGCCTCCTCCTTCTTATCGTGAGGGGCGAGGTAGGGAATATGACTCCATGTCAGGCTCCAAACGTCCATACAGTGCAATG GATGATGTTCCTCCCCGCTATGCTGAGGCAGGACCCCGCCCTTCTCGTTCTCGTTTGGATTATGAACTTGGTGGTGCTGGTGGCACACAATATGGGGATTACAGTGACAG CAGTAGGCTAGGGAGATCAAGTCTTGGATATAGTGGCAGCCGGGGTTCCCTTTCTGGTCAAGATTCTCATGGAATGTATAGCAGTCGTCAAGGAGGCTATGATGGAG GCTCCTATGATGGCAGTGATGTCAGTGGAATGTATTCATCCGGCTATGGTGGCGATTACGTGTCTCGTAGCAGTGAT GCTGCTGGTAGCTCTTACTCATCAGTCTATTCCAGTCGTAGCATGGGTGGTAGTGGTTATATGGGAAGTGGTGGTTCTGGATCTTATTACTAA
- the LOC132064162 gene encoding uncharacterized protein LOC132064162 isoform X2, producing the protein MPPKGARKTPTGSGSKRGGRTARGTPKSKEKQPVDVPDELVKVEEQKNQKVEVRQELKPEQPVEPEKPVKSDKKDDVKNSVDEYEKDERLDLEDNDPEFEPEEYGAVDYDERGFEHEDVQEEDYEIEEDPQEGDDGEEEEGDMVEEEVEDVHEEIEGEEDNEHAAGEEHAERVDAAEDEEHHEVAKERLKRKEFEVFVGGLDKDAVEDDLRKVFSQVGEVTEVRLLMNPLTKKNKGFAFLRFATVEQAKRACIELKNPVVNGKKCGVSPSQDSDTLFLGNICKSWTKEALKDKLKHYGVDNVEDLTLVEDTNTEGMNRGFAFLEFSSRSEAMDAFKRLQKRDIVFGVDRPAKVSFADSFIDPGDEIMAQVKTIFIDGLSASWDEDRVRDLLKEYGKIEKIELARNMPSAKRKDFGFVSFDTHEAAVICVKSINNEELGERDKKVKVRARLSRPLQRGRGRYGARDLRPRRGPPAPWGRPVPRRLPVRGSRVSPRVPHPADRSFKRPVTMRDRRPVMAVAPRGRPVAPLSSRSYDRRPPVPSYPKSNFKREYARHEEIPPPRSRAAVDYPRFPSDRRVSYRDDYSSRSSGYSDFPRGSARTTTRRAYVDDGYEQRFERPPPSYREGRGREYDSMSGSKRPYSAMDDVPPRYAEAGPRPSRSRLDYELGGAGGTQYGDYSDSRLGRSSLGYSGSRGSLSGQDSHGMYSSRQGGYDGGSYDGSDVSGMYSSGYGGDYVSRSSDAAGSSYSSVYSSRSMGGSGYMGSGGSGSYY; encoded by the exons ATGCCTCCGAAAGGTGCAAGGAAGACACCGACAGGATCCGGATCGAAACGGGGCGGTCGGACAGCCCGAGGGACACCTAAGTCAAAGGAAAAACAACCGGTAGATGTACCGGATGAACTGGTAAAAGTTGAGGAGCAGAAGAATCAGAAGGTGGAGGTCAGACAAGAATTGAAACCGGAACAACCCGTGGAGCCTGAGAAACCGGTGAAATCTGACAAGA AGGACGATGTCAAAAACTCGGTTGATGAATACGAAAAAGACGAGCGATTAGATTTAGAGGATAATGATCCTGAATTTGAGCCCGAAGAGTATGGTGCTGTTGATTATGACGAGAGAGGATTTGAACATGAGGATGTTCAGGAAGAGGATTATGAAATAGAGGAAGATCCCCAAGAGGGAGATGATGGTGAGGAGGAGGAGGGTGATATGGTTGAAGAGGAAGTTGAAGATGTGCACGAGGAAATTGAGGGTGAGGAAGACAATGAGCATGCTGCAGGGGAGGAGCATGCTGAGAGGGTTGATGCAGCTGAAGATGAAGAACATCATGAAGTTGCTAAAGAAAGACTTAAGAGGAAGGAATTCGAAGTTTTTGTTGGTGGCTTGGACAAGGATGCTGTTGAGGATGATCTTAGGAAAGTTTTCAGTCAAGTTGGCGAGGTCACAGAAGTGAGACTCTTGATGAATCCTCTGACAAAGAAGAATAAAGGATTTGCATTCCTGCGTTTCGCAACAGTGGAACAAGCTAAACGAGCTTGTATTGAGCTGAAAAATCCAGTG GTGAACGGCAAAAAATGTGGTGTTTCCCCTAGTCAAGACAGTGATACTCTATTCTTGGGTAACATATGCAAATCTTGGACAAAAGAAGCT TTAAAAGACAAGTTGAAGCATTATGGCGTTGATAATGTTGAGGATTTGACATTGGTTGAAGACACTAATACTGAAGGAATGAATCGGGGCTTTGCTTTTTTGGAGTTCTCGTCTCGCTCAGAGGCCATGGATGCTTTTAAACGTCTACAGAAGAGAGATATTGTGTTTGGAGTTGATAGGCCTGCAAAGGTTTCTTTTGCAGATTCATTCATTGACCCTGGAGATGAAATTATGGCACAG gttaaaacaatttttattgATGGTCTTTCTGCATCTTGGGATGAGGATCGTGTGCGAGATTTACTTAAAGAATATGGCAAGATTGAAAAAATTGAGCTAGCCCGTAATATGCCTTCAGCCAAGAGAAAGGATTTTGGATTTGTCTCCTTTGACACTCATGAAGCTGCAGTTATCTGTGTCAAAAGCATTAACAATGAAGAGTTGGGGGAAAGAGATAAGAAG GTTAAAGTTAGGGCCAGATTATCACGACCACTTCAGAGGGGAAGAGGCAGATATGGTGCACGTGATCTACGACCTCGACGTGGTCCCCCTGCTCCTTGGGGTCGTCCAGTCCCTCGCAGACTCCCTGTTCGTGGATCTAGAGTTAGTCCACGTGTCCCTCACCCTGCTGATCGTAGTTTCAAACGACCTGTCACAATGAGGGATAGGCGACCAGTTATGGCTGTGGCCCCTAGGGGCCGACCTGTGGCTCCACTATCCAGCAGGTCCTATGACAGGAGACCACCTG TTCCCTCATATCCAAAGAGTAACTTCAAGCGGGAGTACGCACGACATGAGGAAATTCCTCCTCCTAGAAGCAGAGCTGCAGTGGACTATCCTAGATTTCCTTCCGACAGACGTGTCTCCTACAGGGATGACTATTCCTCTCGCAGCTCAGGATACTCTGATTTTCCGAGAGGTAGTGCTCGCACAACGACAAGGAGAGCTTATGTTGATGATGGTTATGAACAACGGTTTGAAAGGCCTCCTCCTTCTTATCGTGAGGGGCGAGGTAGGGAATATGACTCCATGTCAGGCTCCAAACGTCCATACAGTGCAATG GATGATGTTCCTCCCCGCTATGCTGAGGCAGGACCCCGCCCTTCTCGTTCTCGTTTGGATTATGAACTTGGTGGTGCTGGTGGCACACAATATGGGGATTACAGTGACAG TAGGCTAGGGAGATCAAGTCTTGGATATAGTGGCAGCCGGGGTTCCCTTTCTGGTCAAGATTCTCATGGAATGTATAGCAGTCGTCAAGGAGGCTATGATGGAG GCTCCTATGATGGCAGTGATGTCAGTGGAATGTATTCATCCGGCTATGGTGGCGATTACGTGTCTCGTAGCAGTGAT GCTGCTGGTAGCTCTTACTCATCAGTCTATTCCAGTCGTAGCATGGGTGGTAGTGGTTATATGGGAAGTGGTGGTTCTGGATCTTATTACTAA
- the LOC132064163 gene encoding uncharacterized protein At1g28695-like: MKMDIYTKNSVSTLAVFSLLMGAAGFIYISTLSPFCPKTFFSLQINPTNSSPVTGMVKNELEEALKNASTEEKTVIITVINKAYVESHNGEYPSMFDLFLESFWEGESTRPLLDHLLVVTVDQTAYERCKFRRLNCYRLVTGDVDFAGEKMYMSHEFIKMMWTRTKFLMDVLKLGYNFIFTDTDVMWLRNPFLMLNKTNKLDLQMSTDLFNGHPFSNSNSINTGFYHVRSNAKTISLFEIWYVMRRNSKGMKEQDVLAKLIREDVTKELGLRIKFLDTLHFGGFCSNNKHVKLVVTVHANCCRSIEAKVADLKNVLMDWKRFKKGHVAAGHEERNNTSTIKNSFKWSKPISCVKSWHVRNSTLR; the protein is encoded by the exons ATGAAAATGGATATATACACCAAGAACTCTGTATCTACTCTTGCAGTTTTTTCTCTTCTTATGGGAGCTGCTGGATTTATCTATATTTCTACTTTATCTCCTTTCTGCCCtaaaactttcttttctttacaaATTAATCCAACAAACTCTTCACCTGTAACT GGAATGGTGAAAAATGAGCTTGAAGAAGCTTTAAAAAATGCTTCAACGGAAGAAAAAACAGTTATAATCACTGTAATAAACAAAGCTTACGTGGAGTCCCATAACGGCGAGTATCCATCAATGTTTGATCTTTTTCTAGAGAGTTTTTGGGAAGGAGAAAGTACAAGACCATTACTGGACCATTTATTAGTTGTCACCGTTGATCAGACGGCGTACGAGCGCTGCAAGTTCCGGCGACTAAATTGTTACCGGTTGGTCACCGGTGACGTGGATTTCGCCGGAGAGAAGATGTACATGTCGCACGAGTTTATAAAGATGATGTGGACAAGGACAAAGTTTTTGATGGATGTGCTTAAACTTGGTTATAATTTCATATTCACG GACACTGATGTAATGTGGCTCAGAAATCCATTTTTGATGCTAAACAAGACTAACAAATTGGATTTACAAATGAGTACTGATTTGTTCAATGGACACCCTTTCTCCAACTCAAATTCGATCAACACAGGCTTCTACCATGTGAGGTCCAACGCAAAAACCATCTCACTGTTTGAAATATGGTACGTGATGAGAAGAAATTCGAAGGGCATGAAAGAGCAAGACGTGTTGGCCAAATTGATACGTGAAGACGTGACTAAAGAACTCGGTCTTAGAATCAAATTCTTGGACACCCTTCATTTCGGTGGTTTCTGTAGTAATAATAAACATGTTAAGTTAGTTGTGACTGTTCACGCCAATTGTTGCCGGAGCATAGAAGCTAAGGTGGCTGATTTAAAGAATGTGCTAATGGATTGGAAAAGATTCAAGAAGGGTCATGTTGCTGCTGgtcatgaagaaagaaataatacTAGTACAATTAAAAATAGCTTCAAATGGTCTAAGCCTATCTCTTGTGTCAAGTCATGGCATGTACGAAATTCCACTTTGAGGTAG
- the LOC132064164 gene encoding rac-like GTP-binding protein RAC2, whose translation MNTSTSASNNAPTATGTKFIKCVTVGDGAVGKTCLLISYTSNTFPTDYVPTVFDNFSANVNVDGKIVNLGLWDTAGQEDYNRLRPLSYRGADVFLLAFSLISRPSFENISKKWVPELRHYAPSVPIVLVGTKLDLREDKQFRRDYPGACTISTEQGEELKKQIGAVAYVECSAKTQQNVKAVFDTAIKVVLHPPKTKKQKRKHRACWIL comes from the exons ATGAATACTAGTACTAGTGCTAGTAATAATGCTCCTACTGCAACAGGAACAAAGTTCATCAAATGTGTTACAGTTGGAGATGGTGCTGTTGGGAAAACTTGCCTTCTCATCTCCTACACTAGCAACACTTTTCCCACT GATTATGTGCCAACTGTTTTTGACAATTTCAGTGCCAATGTCAATGTTGATGGGAAGATTGTGAATCTTGGCCTGTGGGATACTGCTG GTCAAGAGGACTATAACAGGCTTAGGCCTCTTAGTTATCGAGGAGCCGATGTCTTCCTGCTTGCTTTCTCTCTCATAAGTAGGCCTAGCTTTGAGAACATATCAAAAAAG TGGGTTCCTGAGCTAAGACATTATGCCCCATCAGTGCCTATTGTTCTAGTGGGGACAAAACTGG ATTTAAGAGAGGACAAGCAGTTTAGAAGGGACTACCCTGGTGCATGTACAATTTCTACAGAACAG GGTGAAGAGCTGAAAAAGCAAATAGGTGCAGTGGCATACGTTGAGTGCAGTGCCAAGACACAACAG AATGTGAAGGCCGTTTTTGATACTGCAATCAAGGTGGTTCTTCATCCTCCAAAGACCAAGAAACAGAAAAGAAAACACAGAGCTTGCTGGATACTTTAG
- the LOC132064166 gene encoding cytochrome c oxidase-assembly factor COX23, mitochondrial, producing MANSKIQTAAYPSAARLADSDCYPQYTASLKCLEQFNSDKSKCQEHFDVYKECKKKEREARLERNRSRSLFS from the exons ATGGCGAATTCGAAAATACAAACAGCGGCATATCCAAGTGCAGCAAGACTTGCTGATTCTGATTGCTATCCTCAATACACTGCTTCTCTCAAAT GTTTGGAACAGTTTAACTCAGACAAGAGCAAATGTCAAGAACATTTTGATGTTTACAAGGAATGCAAGAAAAAGGAG AGGGAGGCTCGGCTGGAGCGCAATCGAAGTCGATCTTTATTCTCATGA